Proteins encoded in a region of the Marinococcus sp. PL1-022 genome:
- a CDS encoding sugar ABC transporter substrate-binding protein yields MKNKTKLLSLGLVAPMILAGCGGGDQSGDDNDQVTLDVLWFSDGVEGEVFKEITEDYQEEHPNVEFNIIDTPYDDLYDRIRTRVSGGDAPDLARISNPGEVANSLEPLDSYFNKEDFYDQLTPAAQPWAEVEGEFVAVPTDLTAHGLFYNKDYFEQAGVEVPTSSEDIWNWEEFADAMKKVKENSDARMGLAYDLSPSRYSTLIYQNGGRIFSEDGQSLNINNEKGIEALEYFKELHEEEIIPESIWLGGENPNSLFRSGQAAAHLSGNWNLQTYSSEEGLNWGVTYLPQEERRSSVAGGKQMVTFKDSENKEEAAEFMEYFISEEVNEKYVTESLFLSPLKAGEDIEYEEEPEAMNIFNEELAVTPAATSEDWSNFEYMPEVEQLITENVQRALNGEMTPEEAMNSVADNSEVGSE; encoded by the coding sequence ATGAAAAATAAAACAAAATTGCTGTCTTTGGGCCTTGTGGCTCCTATGATTCTTGCCGGCTGTGGTGGAGGTGACCAATCAGGTGACGATAATGACCAGGTCACTCTGGACGTACTTTGGTTTAGTGATGGAGTAGAAGGCGAAGTTTTTAAGGAAATTACAGAGGATTACCAGGAAGAACATCCAAACGTGGAATTTAATATTATCGATACTCCTTATGATGATCTATACGATCGTATTCGAACCAGGGTTTCCGGCGGAGACGCCCCGGATTTAGCCCGGATTTCCAATCCGGGAGAAGTAGCAAACTCGTTGGAACCTTTAGATTCTTATTTCAATAAGGAAGATTTTTATGATCAATTAACACCGGCTGCACAGCCATGGGCGGAAGTAGAAGGAGAGTTCGTGGCAGTACCTACCGATTTAACAGCTCACGGATTATTTTATAATAAAGATTATTTTGAACAGGCCGGTGTAGAAGTGCCAACCTCTTCGGAAGATATATGGAATTGGGAAGAATTTGCTGATGCGATGAAAAAAGTAAAAGAAAATAGTGATGCCCGCATGGGACTGGCATATGACTTGTCTCCTTCCAGATATTCCACTCTTATCTATCAAAACGGTGGAAGAATATTCTCTGAAGACGGTCAGTCGTTAAACATAAATAATGAAAAGGGAATTGAAGCTTTAGAATATTTTAAAGAATTGCATGAAGAGGAAATTATTCCTGAATCAATCTGGCTGGGTGGAGAAAATCCTAATTCGCTTTTCCGTTCTGGACAGGCTGCGGCTCACCTTTCAGGCAACTGGAATTTGCAAACGTATTCATCAGAAGAAGGTTTAAATTGGGGCGTTACTTATCTTCCCCAAGAAGAAAGACGATCCTCAGTGGCAGGCGGGAAACAAATGGTAACTTTTAAAGATTCTGAAAATAAAGAGGAAGCAGCAGAGTTTATGGAATATTTTATTTCTGAGGAAGTTAACGAAAAGTATGTTACAGAATCATTGTTTCTTAGCCCATTAAAAGCAGGGGAGGATATTGAATACGAAGAAGAGCCTGAAGCTATGAATATTTTTAATGAAGAATTAGCTGTTACGCCAGCAGCGACATCAGAGGATTGGAGTAATTTTGAATATATGCCTGAAGTAGAGCAGCTTATAACAGAAAACGTTCAAAGAGCGCTAAATGGTGAAATGACTCCTGAAGAAGCCATGAATAGCGTAGCTGATAATTCAGAAGTAGGATCTGAGTAA
- a CDS encoding sugar ABC transporter permease, translated as MDEGENMKSDRAWIPYAFLLPNMLIFGIFVGLPAIYGIFYAFTEWDGISTPIFVGIENFRTILSDSEFWTMLLRTSVYVAIVVPLTVVCALGLAWLLTREIKGSNIFRAIFFLPVMISFIVAGLMWNWILQTDTGLINYLLTVIGIEPVGWLSNPIFANISVIVVTVWNRVGFFMLIFIAGLQSISKSYYEAAEIDGANNWNKFRLVTIPLLRPITLLVVILCFIEFFKTFALVVSLTGGGPINATRYFVQYTYDTGFGLGEFGMGSALSLILFVIMAVITLIQWKVSNGGRV; from the coding sequence ATGGATGAAGGTGAAAATATGAAAAGTGATCGAGCATGGATACCCTATGCGTTTTTACTGCCTAATATGCTCATTTTTGGGATATTTGTTGGACTTCCGGCAATCTATGGCATTTTTTATGCTTTTACAGAGTGGGATGGAATATCAACCCCTATATTTGTAGGCATTGAAAATTTCCGTACTATTCTTTCCGACAGCGAATTTTGGACTATGCTGTTAAGGACTTCTGTATATGTAGCAATTGTAGTTCCGCTAACCGTTGTATGTGCTCTAGGGTTAGCCTGGCTACTAACAAGAGAAATAAAAGGTTCCAATATTTTTAGGGCGATATTTTTCCTGCCAGTTATGATTTCTTTCATTGTGGCAGGATTAATGTGGAACTGGATCCTTCAAACGGATACAGGTTTAATCAATTACCTTTTGACTGTTATTGGAATAGAGCCAGTGGGATGGCTGTCTAATCCAATTTTTGCAAATATTTCAGTCATAGTCGTAACTGTGTGGAACAGAGTAGGCTTTTTCATGCTTATATTTATTGCCGGCCTCCAGAGTATTTCCAAAAGCTACTACGAAGCTGCAGAAATTGATGGAGCAAATAATTGGAATAAATTTCGTTTAGTCACGATTCCATTATTAAGACCTATTACTCTGTTAGTAGTTATTTTGTGCTTTATTGAGTTTTTCAAAACGTTTGCTTTAGTAGTTTCATTAACTGGCGGCGGACCTATTAATGCCACCAGGTATTTTGTTCAATACACTTATGACACCGGGTTTGGGCTGGGAGAGTTTGGTATGGGAAGCGCATTGTCGTTGATCCTTTTTGTAATAATGGCAGTTATTACTCTTATCCAATGGAAAGTAAGTAATGGGGGCAGGGTATAA
- a CDS encoding carbohydrate ABC transporter permease, whose protein sequence is MNGKLIKKIWMYCLLGIIAIVMLFPVLWVISSSLKPSSELFTWPPSILPDNITFENYVNAFTNANFGRYLFNTVLVTITATIITLVINTMAGYALAKYRFRGNAIILVLFLSTLMIPLEALMIPMFLVLRTLGLYNTLWGIIIPPAATPTGVFLIRQYMMSLPNEMIEAAKIDGAGEWRIFTKLIIPLSMPIIATLTIFSVMWRWQDYIWPLIAISDEKLYTLELALANFVGEYSVDWGPLLAMAVLTMVPLIIVFLIFQRFFIQGIMMSGMKD, encoded by the coding sequence ATGAATGGCAAACTGATAAAAAAAATATGGATGTATTGTCTATTAGGTATAATTGCTATCGTTATGCTATTTCCAGTGCTCTGGGTGATAAGTTCTTCATTAAAACCGAGTAGTGAGTTGTTTACATGGCCGCCATCTATTCTTCCAGATAATATCACTTTCGAAAATTATGTAAATGCTTTCACAAATGCGAATTTTGGAAGGTACTTATTTAATACGGTGCTGGTAACTATAACGGCGACCATCATAACGCTGGTTATCAATACAATGGCAGGATATGCTCTGGCAAAGTACCGATTCAGAGGGAATGCGATAATTTTAGTGCTTTTTTTATCTACCCTCATGATCCCCCTGGAAGCTTTAATGATCCCGATGTTTCTGGTTTTGCGGACGTTAGGCCTGTACAACACACTATGGGGAATCATTATTCCTCCAGCAGCAACGCCTACAGGTGTATTCCTTATTCGACAGTATATGATGTCACTGCCTAATGAGATGATTGAAGCGGCTAAAATTGATGGCGCCGGGGAGTGGAGAATCTTTACTAAGTTAATTATTCCGCTTTCGATGCCTATTATAGCTACTTTGACAATTTTTTCAGTCATGTGGCGCTGGCAGGACTATATTTGGCCGCTAATAGCTATATCAGATGAAAAGCTATACACATTGGAGCTTGCTCTAGCTAATTTTGTAGGGGAATACTCTGTGGATTGGGGACCATTACTTGCTATGGCTGTATTGACAATGGTGCCACTAATTATCGTGTTTTTGATTTTCCAGCGGTTTTTCATCCAGGGAATTATGATGTCTGGCATGAAGGACTAA
- a CDS encoding YesL family protein gives MGKKLMETIYIFSEWFYRIFYLNVLWMLGTAAGFGFLGFFPSIAATICTLQILWEEGDMKEISVLSVFKANYKKHFKLSNQIGYSLSIAVAVLVTDLAVLASWESLLFQLLSAVLFIILVIAFVFSSLIFFIISKFELGFFNTLKQGVFIVFSYPAHVFLNGIVLAVFLLTFYLIPFISVLGGIVVLFLINTWIIQSIFKRIRKDQSTLLKTGSLNKGG, from the coding sequence GTGGGAAAGAAACTGATGGAAACTATTTACATTTTTTCAGAATGGTTCTACAGAATTTTTTATCTGAATGTGCTGTGGATGTTAGGCACAGCTGCAGGCTTTGGTTTCTTAGGCTTTTTCCCTTCTATTGCTGCAACCATCTGCACACTTCAAATATTGTGGGAAGAGGGTGACATGAAAGAAATTAGCGTTTTATCAGTTTTTAAAGCAAATTATAAAAAACATTTTAAGCTTTCCAATCAAATAGGTTACTCATTAAGTATTGCTGTAGCGGTACTTGTGACAGACCTGGCAGTATTAGCTTCTTGGGAGAGTTTGTTATTTCAATTGCTTTCGGCAGTACTATTTATTATTTTAGTGATCGCTTTTGTTTTCAGCAGTTTAATTTTCTTCATAATCTCCAAATTTGAATTAGGTTTTTTCAATACGTTGAAACAGGGAGTGTTTATTGTTTTTTCCTATCCCGCTCACGTATTTTTAAATGGAATCGTACTGGCTGTTTTTTTACTAACCTTTTATCTAATACCGTTTATTAGCGTATTAGGCGGTATTGTTGTTTTGTTTTTAATAAATACGTGGATCATCCAAAGCATTTTTAAGAGAATAAGAAAAGATCAGTCAACTTTGTTAAAAACAGGTTCTTTAAATAAAGGAGGGTAA
- a CDS encoding glucosamine-6-phosphate deaminase — protein sequence MKTIELSMNVENDYEELSQAVANQVIQTVKQNPEAWICIAGGDTPVRAMEIIVEASAKQELSFSKCSFVELDEWKGLGKNDEGSCYYILNNHLFSPLGLRTDQIHVFNAVAPSLTEECGQMIKVLEKAGGLDLIVLGIGRNGHLGFNEPGSNFNSSIRVVELDNTTTEVGEKYFNNSKVVPPSRGITLGVKQILEADKAILMASGSKKAEIVKQFWAGPISRSTPASVLKLHKNCMVFLDEEASEYLNELEI from the coding sequence TTGAAAACTATAGAATTAAGCATGAATGTAGAGAACGATTACGAAGAATTGTCACAGGCTGTTGCAAACCAAGTGATACAAACGGTAAAACAGAACCCTGAGGCATGGATCTGCATAGCCGGTGGGGACACGCCGGTCAGAGCTATGGAAATAATTGTGGAGGCTAGCGCGAAGCAAGAATTGTCCTTTAGTAAATGCAGCTTTGTAGAATTGGACGAGTGGAAGGGTCTTGGGAAAAATGATGAAGGCTCCTGCTATTATATATTAAACAATCATTTATTCAGTCCATTGGGACTAAGAACAGACCAAATTCATGTGTTTAATGCTGTAGCCCCGTCTTTAACTGAAGAATGCGGACAAATGATTAAGGTTTTGGAAAAAGCAGGCGGTTTAGACCTTATCGTATTAGGTATAGGAAGAAACGGACATTTAGGCTTCAATGAACCAGGAAGTAATTTTAACAGCAGTATACGTGTTGTAGAATTAGATAATACCACAACCGAAGTAGGGGAAAAATATTTTAACAACAGTAAAGTTGTACCTCCTTCAAGAGGAATAACATTGGGAGTAAAACAAATTTTAGAAGCAGATAAAGCTATTCTAATGGCGAGTGGCAGTAAAAAAGCTGAAATTGTGAAACAATTTTGGGCTGGTCCTATCAGCCGAAGTACACCGGCCAGTGTACTGAAGCTGCATAAAAACTGTATGGTATTTTTAGATGAAGAAGCATCAGAATACTTAAATGAACTAGAAATTTAG
- a CDS encoding TetR/AcrR family transcriptional regulator yields the protein METRERIIHTSLELFTERGYEGTTLAAIAGQIGIQKPSLYAHFANKEALFLATVKKAVLEYNQIVSSELKALGAESAEIQLKTLLYRLAEVYYDEYTISQFYYRFLFFPPPGLGPQMQELVEYHGSAADQHIEAVVQQGKNDGKIEPSIASDLITETYLTLLSGIDFDTRYYDFNKEQIRTHVDRIWQVFWRGIRAF from the coding sequence ATGGAAACGCGTGAGCGGATTATTCATACAAGTCTGGAGCTGTTCACCGAGCGGGGCTACGAAGGAACAACGCTTGCGGCAATTGCCGGGCAAATAGGCATTCAAAAGCCGTCGCTGTATGCTCATTTTGCGAATAAGGAAGCTTTATTCCTCGCTACGGTTAAAAAAGCAGTGCTTGAATATAACCAGATCGTGAGCAGTGAGTTAAAAGCACTTGGGGCAGAAAGTGCCGAGATTCAGTTGAAAACGTTATTATACCGGCTTGCTGAAGTATATTACGACGAATACACGATCAGCCAGTTTTATTACCGGTTTTTATTTTTTCCACCGCCGGGCCTGGGCCCGCAAATGCAGGAGCTGGTGGAGTATCACGGCAGTGCTGCGGACCAGCACATCGAAGCTGTCGTTCAGCAGGGCAAGAATGATGGGAAGATAGAGCCATCGATTGCCAGTGATCTTATTACGGAAACCTATTTAACCCTGCTGAGCGGCATCGACTTTGACACGCGTTATTACGATTTTAATAAAGAACAAATCCGAACCCACGTCGACCGGATATGGCAGGTGTTCTGGCGTGGGATTCGGGCTTTTTGA
- a CDS encoding MFS transporter produces the protein MADSWTSLLKNKTFVLVWLSGMTVMLGFSFFFLSVSWFVVDEMQQPAILGVVMMTIAIPRVAMMIYGGVLADKIQKSRIMFTTNAMQVVVMIVLVVLVQQDALQTTSLIILAFIFGFLDAFFFPAASAMIPSIVPVNQLQQANSWYQGSTELMFILGPVGAGLLLTFGGFSFAFSAAAGLIALSTILIYPPLLKDPVPEVRTGRHTAWMDLKEGLAYVRQSGIHRSGTLVIITINLLMIGPLLISIPMLISALGGAPWQLSLLEGGFSTGTFLLSVLLVTWSLKQRRGRWVLSALGAGFILLFVFSQVEALPVLVAVITLMGGAGMLVYLPTITMIQEKTDNNKLGRVMSLVNFAASGFEPIAFALISFLVAASIPIQTVLMYTSITGLVLAGLLLWLSPEFRQTD, from the coding sequence ATGGCTGATTCATGGACTTCGTTACTAAAAAATAAAACGTTTGTGCTCGTATGGCTGTCGGGCATGACGGTGATGCTCGGCTTTTCCTTTTTCTTTTTGTCCGTTTCCTGGTTTGTCGTCGATGAAATGCAGCAGCCGGCGATTCTCGGGGTCGTGATGATGACGATCGCCATTCCGCGTGTGGCGATGATGATTTACGGCGGGGTGCTTGCAGATAAAATTCAGAAGTCGCGTATTATGTTTACGACAAATGCAATGCAGGTGGTCGTCATGATCGTCCTGGTGGTGCTCGTGCAGCAGGACGCCCTGCAGACGACCTCGTTGATCATTCTGGCGTTCATCTTTGGGTTTCTGGATGCGTTCTTTTTCCCGGCTGCTTCGGCAATGATTCCGAGTATTGTTCCGGTGAACCAGCTGCAGCAGGCGAACTCCTGGTACCAGGGGTCCACGGAGCTGATGTTTATCCTCGGCCCGGTGGGGGCGGGGCTGCTGTTAACCTTTGGCGGCTTTAGCTTTGCGTTTTCTGCGGCGGCTGGTTTGATTGCGCTGTCGACGATTTTGATTTATCCGCCGCTGTTGAAGGATCCGGTGCCTGAAGTGAGAACCGGCCGTCATACCGCCTGGATGGACCTGAAGGAGGGTCTCGCTTACGTGCGGCAGTCAGGCATCCACCGGTCCGGTACGTTGGTGATTATTACGATTAATTTATTGATGATCGGACCGCTGTTGATCAGCATTCCGATGCTTATCAGTGCCCTCGGGGGTGCTCCCTGGCAGCTCAGCCTGTTAGAAGGAGGGTTTTCGACCGGCACCTTCCTGTTAAGCGTGCTGCTCGTTACCTGGTCGCTGAAGCAGCGACGGGGCCGATGGGTGCTAAGCGCACTGGGAGCAGGCTTTATTCTCCTGTTTGTGTTCAGCCAGGTGGAGGCGCTGCCTGTGCTGGTCGCTGTAATTACGCTCATGGGCGGGGCAGGTATGCTTGTGTACCTGCCGACGATTACGATGATTCAGGAAAAAACCGACAACAACAAGCTCGGCCGGGTGATGAGCCTCGTGAACTTTGCAGCGAGCGGATTCGAGCCTATTGCCTTTGCGCTCATTTCATTTCTCGTCGCGGCATCGATTCCGATTCAGACGGTGCTCATGTACACGTCCATCACTGGACTTGTGCTGGCCGGGCTGCTGCTGTGGCTGAGCCCCGAGTTCCGGCAGACCGATTAG
- a CDS encoding sialidase family protein — protein sequence MRVLYAGMENELLVLTHSGEGWRMQAKLKGTQPVRVAVDPSNASIVYCATYGHGLWKSEDAGESWQAIGKPQLYFEPAGDHGIPSPYITFVGTNPVKKGEESHVVYAGTEPSAMYYSEDGGRHWQEWTGIQHMTSRSEWQFPPRPHTHHVRWITPGYGNPDHIAVSIEYGAVLLSEDHGSTWQDRPEHSPRDVHTLLAHPSAPGRLYAACGDGFMNASFSYAESEDDGWHWHYQSEGLEKHPYLYNMVLNATDADDRFVSAARGPREAHSSDAASSAIYRKEGEAPFREISRGLPAGSFAHVLAQDPEDTDIFYALNNHGIFFLRTDEEIWQPLNIAWKDAYKQQHPSCFTAGSL from the coding sequence ATGAGGGTATTATATGCGGGCATGGAGAATGAACTGCTTGTACTCACACACAGCGGTGAAGGGTGGCGGATGCAGGCAAAGCTTAAAGGGACTCAGCCCGTCCGGGTGGCGGTGGATCCTTCTAATGCTTCCATTGTTTATTGTGCCACGTACGGGCATGGGCTTTGGAAAAGCGAGGATGCGGGAGAAAGCTGGCAGGCGATAGGGAAGCCGCAGTTGTATTTTGAACCGGCGGGGGACCATGGTATTCCTTCGCCGTACATCACGTTTGTCGGTACAAACCCGGTGAAGAAAGGGGAGGAGTCGCATGTTGTGTATGCCGGCACCGAGCCTTCGGCAATGTATTACTCAGAAGACGGGGGCAGGCACTGGCAGGAGTGGACCGGAATCCAGCACATGACCTCCAGATCGGAATGGCAGTTTCCGCCCCGTCCCCACACGCATCACGTCCGCTGGATCACGCCGGGCTACGGGAATCCCGATCATATAGCAGTTTCCATTGAGTACGGGGCCGTGCTTTTGTCAGAGGATCATGGAAGCACCTGGCAGGACCGGCCGGAGCACAGCCCGAGAGATGTGCATACTCTTCTGGCTCATCCGTCTGCTCCCGGCCGCCTGTACGCAGCCTGCGGGGACGGCTTTATGAACGCTTCATTTTCTTATGCAGAAAGCGAAGACGATGGATGGCACTGGCATTATCAGAGCGAAGGACTGGAGAAGCATCCGTATCTTTATAATATGGTGCTGAACGCCACGGACGCAGACGACCGGTTCGTTTCCGCCGCCAGAGGGCCGCGCGAGGCCCATTCTTCTGATGCCGCGAGCTCCGCTATTTACCGAAAGGAGGGAGAGGCTCCTTTCCGGGAAATATCCCGGGGACTTCCGGCAGGTTCCTTTGCCCACGTCCTGGCCCAGGATCCGGAGGATACCGACATATTTTACGCGCTCAATAATCACGGCATCTTTTTCCTCCGAACGGACGAAGAAATATGGCAGCCTCTCAATATAGCCTGGAAGGATGCATATAAGCAGCAGCACCCGTCGTGCTTTACAGCGGGCTCCCTGTAA
- a CDS encoding GlsB/YeaQ/YmgE family stress response membrane protein, producing the protein MLSFIWSLIIGGLIGWAAGALTGRDVPFGIIGNIIAGFIGASLGTALLGSWGPAIGGFAIIPALIGAVILVLIVSFIFRSIKKK; encoded by the coding sequence ATGCTATCGTTTATTTGGAGCCTTATTATCGGCGGTTTGATTGGCTGGGCTGCAGGCGCACTTACGGGCCGCGACGTGCCATTTGGTATTATTGGGAATATTATCGCCGGCTTTATCGGAGCGAGTCTAGGAACGGCGCTGCTCGGCAGCTGGGGACCGGCTATTGGCGGCTTCGCGATTATTCCTGCGCTTATCGGCGCGGTTATTCTCGTACTGATCGTAAGCTTTATTTTTCGATCCATCAAAAAGAAATAA
- a CDS encoding GNAT family N-acetyltransferase: MNFSLFLFHDYTYQDLDFLHRMLASPAVMKHIGNGKTKTLQETEAFLQWILRHYQENEQLGLKVIEHSQTKALLGHAGIVPQILEHRLYYEIGYWIMPEFQGLGYAKETARTFFHLGETELHLKKMIALIQPQNTPSIQVAKALPMQFEAEKRINKQLVHIYSNTTS; encoded by the coding sequence ATTAATTTTTCATTATTTCTCTTCCATGATTACACCTATCAGGATTTGGATTTTCTCCATCGGATGCTCGCTTCCCCCGCCGTGATGAAGCATATCGGAAACGGCAAGACCAAAACCCTGCAGGAAACGGAAGCCTTTCTGCAGTGGATCCTCCGTCATTATCAGGAAAATGAACAGCTTGGCTTGAAGGTTATCGAGCATTCACAGACGAAAGCACTCCTGGGCCATGCAGGTATCGTTCCCCAGATACTCGAGCACCGTCTTTACTATGAAATTGGCTACTGGATCATGCCGGAATTTCAAGGACTCGGCTATGCGAAGGAGACCGCGCGCACCTTTTTTCATCTAGGTGAAACAGAGCTGCACCTTAAAAAAATGATCGCGCTCATTCAGCCGCAGAATACGCCTTCTATCCAGGTAGCAAAAGCTCTCCCTATGCAGTTCGAAGCAGAAAAACGCATAAATAAACAGCTGGTTCATATATACTCGAACACTACTTCATAA
- a CDS encoding metallophosphoesterase, protein MIKSKKKMFMLLAAAVLLAISAWGAVEPYTVDVEEEQAVVQNLPQEWAQKEIIAIGDMQIGMWLDNDRNMDNVVDQVIQRSPEAVILLGDYIYHSVGDEQSEMKKAASYLKPLTEAGIPVYAVLGNHDYNMSGKKVKPNIARANHVKNELEQIGVEVLQNRSVALKNEQADEPLYLTGIGAEWPGKSDISKAFNEVKENEARFVVMHNPETFNEVPRGKASAAVAGHTHGGQIRIPFTPHWSWKNLLPEDEAHVDGWAGEEYGNKENNLYINRGLGVSLAPIRINNPPEITEFQLTSQKR, encoded by the coding sequence ATGATAAAATCCAAAAAGAAAATGTTTATGCTTTTAGCTGCAGCAGTCCTATTGGCAATTAGTGCTTGGGGAGCCGTAGAACCTTATACTGTAGATGTTGAAGAAGAGCAGGCGGTTGTGCAGAATCTTCCTCAAGAATGGGCACAAAAAGAAATTATCGCTATTGGAGACATGCAAATAGGGATGTGGTTGGACAATGACCGGAACATGGATAACGTAGTTGATCAAGTCATCCAGCGTTCACCTGAAGCAGTTATCCTGCTGGGTGATTATATTTACCATTCGGTTGGTGATGAACAAAGTGAAATGAAAAAAGCAGCTTCTTATCTAAAACCTTTAACCGAGGCAGGTATTCCTGTATACGCAGTGCTTGGCAACCACGATTATAATATGAGCGGCAAGAAAGTGAAACCAAATATAGCAAGAGCAAATCATGTAAAAAATGAATTGGAACAAATAGGTGTAGAGGTGCTGCAAAATCGTTCGGTAGCACTGAAAAACGAACAGGCGGATGAGCCATTATACCTGACAGGAATAGGTGCCGAGTGGCCAGGCAAATCCGACATCTCTAAAGCATTTAATGAAGTGAAGGAGAATGAAGCTCGTTTTGTGGTGATGCATAATCCGGAAACTTTTAACGAAGTCCCCCGGGGCAAAGCTTCTGCTGCCGTCGCCGGCCATACACACGGCGGCCAGATCCGAATTCCATTTACTCCCCATTGGTCGTGGAAAAATCTTCTTCCTGAAGATGAAGCGCACGTTGATGGATGGGCAGGTGAAGAGTATGGAAATAAAGAAAATAATTTGTATATAAATCGTGGTCTCGGTGTAAGCCTGGCTCCCATAAGAATAAATAATCCTCCAGAAATAACAGAGTTCCAGTTAACCTCACAAAAAAGATAA
- a CDS encoding general stress protein yields the protein MKPQVQEYTNEDNIEQDVQKLTDNGVSRNDIYVMSHDDDRTDRIADKADTNEPTDKEFGIDSENRFSKKGDELRFKLQELGFTAQEAEDLEDDLDEGKVLLMVQDDKNLSELLK from the coding sequence ATGAAGCCGCAAGTACAGGAATATACAAACGAAGACAACATCGAACAGGACGTGCAGAAGCTCACAGATAATGGTGTGAGCCGCAACGATATTTATGTCATGAGTCACGATGATGACCGCACTGACCGGATTGCTGATAAAGCAGATACCAATGAACCTACCGATAAAGAATTCGGCATTGATTCTGAGAACCGTTTCTCGAAAAAAGGAGACGAGCTGCGCTTTAAGCTTCAGGAGCTTGGATTTACGGCACAGGAAGCAGAAGACCTGGAAGACGATCTGGACGAGGGTAAAGTATTACTGATGGTCCAGGACGATAAAAACCTGAGTGAACTGCTGAAATAG
- a CDS encoding ABC transporter permease, which translates to MLNLMKLETKKINTENLLLTFLAINAGILGLFLLFRIDKDATELLMSYESLFTTMETLIVASFVIYASVLLSHLVVEEFRDKTITVLFMYPVSRKKLLLAKMLIVSILTFVFILFSNIIVFGGFTFLNSIFHYISEPFTLEMFTERGLRVLLSALSSAGIALIPLFFGMRKYSVPATIVSSILIITLLSSPMNNTDTLYSLAAVPVTLGIAGFLIAYLVIARAVKTDF; encoded by the coding sequence ATGCTTAATCTGATGAAGCTCGAAACGAAAAAAATAAATACAGAAAATCTGCTGCTGACCTTTTTAGCAATCAATGCGGGCATCCTTGGTTTATTCCTGCTCTTTAGGATAGACAAAGATGCGACAGAGCTTTTAATGAGCTATGAAAGTTTATTTACTACCATGGAAACTTTAATTGTCGCCTCTTTTGTGATCTATGCTTCTGTGCTTCTTTCTCATTTAGTAGTAGAAGAATTCCGCGATAAAACGATCACCGTATTGTTTATGTACCCGGTCAGCCGCAAAAAATTGCTGCTCGCAAAAATGCTGATCGTAAGCATACTGACGTTTGTTTTTATCCTGTTTTCGAATATCATTGTATTTGGCGGCTTCACCTTCCTCAACTCCATTTTTCACTACATCAGCGAGCCCTTCACCCTGGAGATGTTTACTGAAAGAGGATTGCGCGTCCTTCTGTCTGCCCTGAGTTCGGCCGGGATAGCCCTGATTCCCTTATTTTTTGGAATGAGAAAGTATTCCGTACCCGCGACGATTGTTTCCTCTATCCTGATTATTACTCTTCTTTCTTCTCCAATGAATAATACCGATACGCTTTATTCCCTTGCTGCGGTCCCTGTTACCCTTGGCATCGCCGGATTTTTAATTGCTTATCTTGTGATTGCGAGAGCGGTTAAAACTGATTTTTAA